The sequence below is a genomic window from Ignavibacteriales bacterium.
TTCTTTGCTGACCTCTAATTGCTTTTGAAATACCGATAACAATTCCTTCTTCGCCGACCTTCAATGAAGATAGTGTTTTGAATTCATTCTTAATTTCATGCTGTTGGTCAATTGGTATAACGGTAATGTTTGCGGCAACTATCGGTGCAAGAACACACTCATCACCATCAGCTTCAAATTTTATTCTGTCTTTTGATGTTTCGATAAGATGAATCTGCATTCCGGGATGTAAACCCTGCGCGACTAACTGAGCATATACCGCCTGCGGTTCATCTTCGATATGGATTATACGAACAAACTCTCCAGCTCTTACATCTGAAAGTGAAACTCCTTTATGCCTGGGAAGTTTTCCATCAGAAGAAGGAATTGGATCGCCGTGCGGATCAAACACCGGGTTACCAAGTTGTGCTGCGAGTGCCTCCACTTGTTCAATTGTTAAATTGTGTTCTTTATCTTCGGCGGAACTATGCCACTCTACTTCAGGAGTAGTTGTTTCATCCGCTAAATACCGCTCCCAAAGCCTGTGGACTCTTATTACTCTCAATGCGTATGATCTGCCTTCGGATGTAAGTTGAATTTCATTATTGATGAATGAAACGAGTCCCATTTTTTCAAGTCGTGTGATTAATGCTGCGGACTCATCCGGAGTTATAGAAAGATTCCCGGCAAGACTGTTTAGATTACAAATAATATTTTTGTACTCACAGTCATATAAATATTTAAGTGCATCTTCAATCAGAATTCTTTTGTTGTTTCGTTTTGCATTTTGTATTTGAGAAAACATTCCTTTGCCCGGAAGAAAGAACAGAACAAGTACTGCTATCACAAGTACAGATACGATTAAAGCCAATAACGGGTCTATCATAATATTTACCTTTTGCTAAAACCTATTTTGTTTTTACTTCAACAAAAATATTTGCGGCAATAGTTGAACTCAGATTTATTTCTTTACCATCGATAATGACAAGCATTGAATGATCAAAATTCAGAATATCTTTTATTAAAATTTCTTTGTTCAATTCAATCCCGATCTTCGAGATGTATTTAAGAAAACCATTATCAAAATCATTTACTCTTATAACTTTTGCTTTTTGCTTTTCTTTCAAAATTGTTAATGGTATTGCTTTCCTTGGCTTGGGAAGCGTACCGTCCTTTCCTGGTATCGGGTCCCCGTGCGGATCATATTCCGGAAAGTCGAGCATCTCTTCCATCCGGTTTATCAAATCATCTGAACATGAATGTTCAAGCTTATGCGCTTCGTCGTGTACTTTATCCCAAGGCATTCCAACAACCTGGTAAAGAAATACTTCCCAGATACGATGGCGGCGAACCATATTCTTTGCGTAGTTCTTTCCTGATTCGGTTAACTGTATTCCTTTGTATTTCTCGTATTTAATATGACCATCACGTGAAAGTTTTTTTATCATATCAGTTACGGCGGCATTTGATATTTCAAGCTTCTCTGCAATTACACTTGTTTTAATTTTTCCGCCTATGTCAAGATTTTTATAGATCACACTCAGGTAATCTTCTTTAGAAATATTATGCATTCTCAGTTTTAAGTTTATTGTCGCTGTTAATTTAAGTGAACTTAAATTATTTGTCAAGCATCCTTCAATAAGATTAATTTTTAATGTGCATAAAAAACCCCGCCAAAGCGGGGTATTATGAATTAATATTTCAAGATAAACTATGATCCAACCATTGCGGCTACCTGGCGTGCCACTTTCAGATTATAATCGAATGCTAACTTTTTATAATTAACAAGATCGATGATAGTACCGATGACACAAAGACCGCCGGTAAACAAGTATAGAAGTCCCATACCTATTTGATCAAGTACAAACCGCTGAACCCCGGCAATTCCAAGGAATCCGATTAAAGTAAGTAACATGATTGTTTGAGCGTCTTTTCTCCTGGAGGTATAAATAGTAGCAAACTGTTGAAGTTTTGCATCATCCATATCTTTAACCAGTGTTTGAACATAAGCCATTTCATCCATTTCAAGCGTGGGCAGGTATTGGTAAATTTTATCCATATGAACTCCCTTCAATTAGGAATGATTTTATTTTGATTATTAATTATTTGATCTTTTGTTAGCTGAACTATTCTATAAACTAAAATTAATAATGCCGGAATTCCAAGCGGGTGCGATGTGAAAGATTCATAAATTTCAAAACGGAAAAGATGTGATATTGAATGACCAAGACCGCAACCGGGACAAAATCCAATTCCAAGATTATTAAACAAACAAAATGTAAAATGATTTTCAGTTGATGGAGAATAAAATGCAAGAAAGGTGAGAGCGAAAAGCCACAATAAAGCTTCAAGATTAATGCTGCGATATATCAGTCGGGCTTTCATATTCAATCTGATTTAAACTTAAATTAAAATAGCCATCAAGTCAATCTTTTCCTAATTGATGCCAACCGTTTATCAGCATTGAATTGCAGTTAAAATAATTTCAACCGATTAGCTCTGCCGTGCAATCAGTTGTTTTTAATGAAGGAATCCAGTTCGTGCAGTGAATCAAAGTAGAGAATATCAGGAAATTGTTTTAGTATGTTATCCTTTTCAAGTCTTGCTGCCTGCCCGCCGATAACAATTTTTTGTTCAGGAAAAAACTTTCTGATATGTTCAATGACATTAAGCAGGCGTAACAGATTCAAATACAAATTGAAAGAAAGTCCAACCAATTCCGGTTTAAAGGATTTTATAAGTTTTAATAAATCTTTTGACGGCACCGACGCTCCGAGAAATTTTGTGTCCCATCCATTGAATTCAAAAATATTAGAAACCATTAAAGCTCCGATTTCATGATGTTCTTTATCAATGCAGCTTATGATCGCCTTTTTAACAGATTTATTCTTCCCGGACTTTTTCGGTTTAATTGATGTGATCAATTCAAGTGTTATTTGTGATGCGGCATGCTCTTCGGCTACGGTTAAACTGCCTTCATCCCACATTTTGCCCACCCTGTACAAAGAACGCTGATACAAATCGGTATACACATCTTTTATATCAGTTTTTTGTGAGAGAAGTTCTTTTACTATTTCGGAACACCGCTGCTTTTTTCCTTCAATGAGATTATTAAAATAATCCAGGAAATAAACTTCACTTATATTTTGTTTTTCTTTTAATGTTCGCATATATCTTTAAATGTATGTTAAAGTATAAATCAATTTGATCAAAAAAAAGTTCCATTCAGAAGAACAATTATGATTCTATTCCTCTTCTTGATAACACCCCTTGCTGATAATAATGTTTAACTTCTTTCATTTCTGTTACAAGGTCAGCTTTATCAATAATTTCCTGCGGGCAATACCTGCCCGTAAGAATGATCTCAACTTCCGATGGCTTCTCGTTAAGAAAAGCTAATACCTGTTCCGTAGTTATCAACCTAAAGTATATTGAAACAAGAATTTCATCAAGAATTATTATATCGAAATCATTACTCAACATTTTATTTTTAGCTGATGACATACCTTTTAATGCCTTTTGAATTTCTTCATCCGGCGGCAGTTCTTTTTTATAAACAAAATCATCACCCGCAAATTGTTCAATTTCTATCCACTCATTCAGTGAGTTCAGACTCTTAAGTTCATTGTAAGGAAACTCCTTCATAAACTGCACTATGTAAGTTCTCAAACCAAAACCAGCAGCCCTGATCGCCTGCCCTATAGCAGCGGTTGTTTTGCCTTTTCCATTTCCGGTATAGATCTGTATAAATCCTTTTTCAAGTTTCATATTATTTTTTGAATATCAGTTTTTTGAAAGCCGTTGTAAATACTCCGAGTGTTATACCTGAAAGTAATCCTATCAGAGGAGCCATCATAATAAAAAAAATTTTTGCATCGCCGGGCGATGGCAGTTTCTCAAACCCTGACTTTAACTGCGGGTTATTATTTATATAGTGATCAAAAAATATTACCTGAATGGCTGATGACAACACTGCCAGTAAAAATCCAAGTACAAATCCATTAACAAAAAATTTTGCTGTAAGGAATTTTGCAAGTATAAATGCACAAACCATAAAGACGGGCAGCCAGATTATAAGTTCATACTTACCTAATAACCCCAGAACACCGGCGGCTCCCATTAATATTCCAAAAAATAAAAGCGGTAGAATAAGTTTCAGATTTATTTTACTCATTATTATCTATTTAAAACTCCAATTGCATTTTTTGCCTGTTTCAAATGTCTCCGGTTATGATAGGCAATGATCATCAAACAATCTCCCAGATTGTATCTTACAAGCGGTGAAGCGGGTGAAGTAATTTTATATGCAGCTAAATTTTTGTTTTTAAAGGTTTCAATTAATTTATTCAAATCTTCAAGTTGTTTTAAGAAAACCGAAATTACATCGCTTCTCACATTGCTCACTGTCAATCTGAATGCTTTTGGTGATTTATATTTTTTCATCTGATCCGGATCTACAGTTTTGATTATCATTTTTCCAATGAATGAATTCTTGAAATGAATATTCCCATTAGCATCTGAATTGTGTAAAGAAAGTTTAAGTTTCTCAAACACCGGAAAATACAAACCATTTGTTTTTATAAGATGTTCAAAACATTCACCCGCGCTCCAGGATTCAGATGATGGTTTTCTATTCAATAACTCGGGGGCAATATTTCCAAAGTCTTTTTTTATTTCGTTGGTGACTTCGGTTGAATAATCAAAATAAAATTTTAGCAAATCATTACTTGTCATATAACATATAAATTTGTTGAAAATATCTTTGCCCTAAGTTATAAAATTGAATGCTTACAATCCTCTTAATTTGAGACGTAGTTTGACTAAAGTTCATAGAATGAGACCACTCACAAATTTTTCATTTAATAATCAGAATTTTTTATCACTTATCTGTTGGCACAGAATTTAAGATTCAATTATTGGTTGGAAACAAACCATTGAGGGTAACATGGAAAATTTATCAAATCACGTATTCCAAATATTTGCAATACTGATTTTTGCCGGAGGACTGTTAGGGTTCCTATTCCTGTTAATGTTTGATGATAAATAAAAATTAGTTTGCTCAAAGGCTGATAGGATCGTCTCTTTTTCGATTAACCGGGGATCTAAATGAATGAAATGTGTTCCTGCGTAACTAACAAACGCATCCTGTCAGCTTTTATATTTGAAACTTCCGCCGATATCTTTTATCGCTATATTTATTTCATGTTTTGAAGCCTCATCAAGTAAACGCTGCATCGGTTCTTCTACAGGTTCCATTCCCTGTTTAAAAGTATAAAAATGAATAGGTATAAAGTGTCTTGCTTTAATATGCTGTGACGCCATTACCAAAGCCTCTTCAGGTGTGCAGTGATTTCTTCTCCATGGATGATAAGCCCCAATCGGCATTATTGCTACTTCGATATTATTTTCATTTATCGGCATAAATAATTCATGAAAAGCTGTATCGCCGCCGAATAAAATTTTAGTGTTATTCTTTTCTATTATATATGCGTTGAAGCTTCTGCCGTCTTCCATAAATCCTCTTGAACGATCTCGTTCCCATGGAAAACGCCAGCCGAAATGTTTTACCTCTAGTGCTTTAATTCTTAAATCAAGGGGAAAAATTTCTTCATTCCAGTCAATTTCATTAAGTGATTTCCATTCAAGATCCTCGATAACATCCTTAGTATTAAATGCTGTAACACAATCGATCTGATCAGGATACAGATCAACCAATGACGACAGAGTTTCATAATCCATGTGATCCATGTGAGCGTGTGACAACAAAACAAGATCGGGTTTTGGTATTTCTTCGAGTTTAAGTGCAGGCATTGTGTACCTGCTTGGTCCAAAGGTAAGTCCGAATATGTACAATCCTACTCTTTCAAAAAGAACCGGGTCTGTAATAATAATCGTCCCGAAAAAATTTATAAGAACTGTAGCGTGACCAATCCAGGCAATGTTTATTTCATCATCTTTCCAGGCAGAAGGATCTGGTTTTAATAAAGGATAAACATCATCTTCACTTCGCTTCCCGTAAATCTTTTCACTTAAAAAAGGAAATGACATTAATGACCCGACAAAAGCCGACGATATATTTCTAATGAATTTTTTTCTGTTCATATTTTACGAGTAATGTTGATGTAAATTAATACTGATATAATAATTTTGGTTTTGAATTTATAGTAGTAATAAAATAGGTTTAGACAAGGAAAATGATTTAAACTAAAACAATGGATTTTCCGTCAAACACATTCTTATATAACAATTTCCAAAATAAATTGCGATTGAAAAATTACCATCTGTTAAACAAAAAATACGCTCTTCTTCATATGAAGATATTTGTGATACTTATTCTTCCATTTGCCGGATGCTATGATGACAAAATCGAACAGGTAAAAGATGTGTATGTCAGTTACTTTCCGATGCAGCCCGGGAATAGATGGGTTTATGAAACCAACAATCTTGATTTGACTATTGAAATCTCAAGCTCAATATATTTAAACCATAATTTATATCATGAAGTTCTGAGAATTTATGATGGGGAAAGTGACACAATTTATTTGCGCGGTTCAATTGATGAAAAAATTTTTATCAACTTTAATAGACAGGATTATATCTATGTGGACTTTCTCAGGAATGAAGGGGAAATCTGGCAGTCCTTCGAAAGTTTTTATAGTAAAGTGAACAAAAAAGGATTGACTGTTCAAACCGCAGCAGGAACATTCCACAATGTAATCGAAATATTTACAGATAATACACAACTTTCTGATCTCTATGAGTTTAACAGGTACGCGCCCGGTGTTGGTCTTGTTGAATCAATAGGTTTCAGAAGAACCTACAGACTTAAAAGAGCATATGTTAATGGTATTACTTATCCATAAAATGAATTAATTTTCTAAGAACTTTTTTCAGGAAAAATTATGAGCCTGTTTCAAATATTAATTTTATTACTAATCGCTGGTATTTGCGGTTCAATTGCCCGATCGCTTGTTGGATTTTCAAAAGGCGGGTGCATTCTTTCTATAGCCGTTGGGTTTATTGGAGCTTTAATCGGCAACTGGCTTGCCCGCGAAATGAACCTGCCGGATTTTTTAACTCTCAATATCGGCGGAACCAGTTTTCCGGTTGTGTGGGCGATAGTCGGCGCAGTTCTGTTTAGCGGTATCCTGAGCGCACTAACTTCAGGTAAAAAATAAATATGGGAACACAGTTCAAAGGCAAACAGCAAGAGATAAGTTCACTTAATACTTATCTGAAATTAATAAGAGCCGCAGATAGCATAAGAAGCAGACTAAACAATTACCTTGTTGAAAATGGTATAACAGAAAATCAGTTCAGTGTTCTTGATGTGTTATATCACCTTGGTCCTACAAACCAAAAAGAGCTTGGTAAAAAATTGCTGCGAAGCGGCGGAAATATAACCCTTGTTATAGACAATCTGGAAAAATCAGGTCTTGTTAAAAGAGTGAGAGGCAAAGAAGACCGCAGACAATTTATTGTTGAGATTGAAGAACCGGGTAAAAAACTTTTCAAAAAAATTTTCCCGGGTTTTCTTGATATGATTGTGGAAACTGCTGACATCCTTTCCGCTAAAGAGCAGAAAGAACTTCAAAGACTGACTAAAAAAATCGGGTTGGGAAAACCGGTTGACGATTAATTTTCACGTTTAGTTTTTAGTTCATCAAGTACAATTGGCAACACCACACCGGAAGCATCAAACAGTGAAATATCTGCAATCGAAGAAATTTCGGTTGGATTAATATTCACTTCAACCAGGTAAGCTCCTGCACGTTTAGCTGTATAAATCAATGATGCGGCAGGATAAACAATCGCCGAAGTCCCGACAATAAAAAATAAATCGCAGTTTAATGAAGCTTCTTCCGCGCCTTTATATTGATCCTGTGGAAGGTATTCCCCAAACCAGACAACATCAGGACGTATTAATCCACCGCAGCTGCATCTTGGAATTTTTTCTAATGGATTAAAGTCTTCGTTATAATATGTGTGACAGTCTATGCAATAGTTTCGTTCAATATTTCCATGCAATTCATAAATTAATTTACTGCCTGCACGCCGGTGAAGATTGTCAATGTTTTGTGTCACGACTGAAACCTGTTCAAAATAATTCTGCATTTCCGCAATTGCCAAATGCCCCTTGTTAGGTTTTGCATGATGCACAATTTCTTTTCGATGATTATACCACTCCCATACGAGTTGAGGGTTTCTCAGAAAAGCATCAAAGTTTGCAAGCTCTTCAGGTTTTAATTTGTTCCATATACCATCTTTACCGCGGAAGGTAGGAATGCCGCTTTCAGCTGAGATGCCGGCACCGGTAAAAAAAACTACCTTCTTAAACGAAGGCAGTTTATTAAAAAAATCTTCCTGGTTATCCATTACTATTCGTCTTTAATTTCATTCAGAAGATTTTTTGCTTCGCTTAAAACTTTATCATCATCCTCATCAGCTTTGGGAGCCTTTTCAATTTTCTTTAAAACTTCTCGAGCTTTTTCGTATTCATCTTCTTCAATGTAAGCTTTGCCAAGGTCAAGATAGAACATCCTGAAATTAGGTCTTAAATTTATTGCCATATTAAATTGTCTGATTGCTTCTTCAATATCACCCCAGCCAAGTCCTATCGGTAATCTTACCAGGTATGATTTTTCGCAGACTTTTGCATGTGTTCTTCCAAGAACATAATGTGCTAACGCCTGAAAATGACTTCCGCCGTTGCCAAGCTGAATGGCTTTTTCACAATCTTCTTTAACATCATTCACTGTTCCGATTGCTGAAAATACTCCTTCAAATAACGCAGTCTTACCATTTGCTATTGCTCTGCGCAGATAGGTTATTGATTGATCGGAAGCCAGCTTTACGGATTTATCTGCATAATCAAAAGCTTTTCTGAACATAGCTTCCTGTTCATCTTTTTGTTTGTCGGTATTGGATGGAAGATGTTCGGCTATATCAACTAAAGCCCGGCTCATTCTCCAATGCACTTCCCAGTTATCTTTAAATTTTTGATTTGCCTGTTCAAGAATTTCAAGTGCTTTTTTGTTATTGAATTCACTCACCTGTTTATCAGCATCTTTTAATAGATCCTCCAGTGATTGAGGAAATACAATTATGCTTTGAACAAAAATTGCGAACAATAAAATCAGTCCTCTAAAAGTAAGTTTAGTTTTCATGTCAGTCATCAAATAAAGTTTTTTTTTCCTGTTCCTCTTTAATTAAATCCTGCCCATACAGATCGGTGCCTGCAAGCTGTATATATTTAGTCCACTTGCTGTCACTTTTCAATTCAGTTTGAATTGCATTTTTGTATGCGTTCACCTTTGCGCTTAACTCATCAGCCTGGTAAAGCGCAATTGCTTCAACTGTTTTGGGAACAACGGGTGATGCGTGTTCCAGCTTGCCCTGGTGACTAAGAATCAGATGGAGTAAAGAATTTTTTAGTTCTTCCGGAAATTCTTTAATCAAATTTATTTTTTCATTTACGATCATTGCAGCAATTGTAATATGACCTAACAATTTTCCCTTATCGGTGTACTCGAAAGATGTATCTGAATTCAGTTCTTCTATTTTTCCGAAATCATGCAGCATTGCCCCGCATACAAGCAAATCCCTGTTGATGTCCGGATGAATATCGCTCATCAGGTCGCAGATTTTTATTATCTCAAGTGTGTGTTCGATCAAACCATGCAAATATCCATGATGCCACATTTTTCCTGCTGGTGAAACAGAAAACTTTTGAAAATTCTCATCATCAAAAACTAAAGTAATTAGCTGCTTAAGTTTTTTGTCTCTGATTTTTTGAATGCGTGCGGTGAATTCCTTTTTCATTTCTTCAGGATTTCTTTTTGACTTCGGAAGAAAATCGGAAGATGAAACACCATCTGACGGGATTGCAAGACGAATGGTATCAACTTTTATTTGATTTGCGTTCTGGTATTCCTCAATGTGTCCTTTTACTTTTACAAGATCGCCGTTCTTTAAACCGGGAACCTGTTCTTCATAATTATCCCACACGTTTGCGCTTAAAGTAAGTGATTGATCTCCAAGTTCTAAACTAAGGTAAGGCTTCTGGTTTTTTGTTAATCGGACTTCGTTTCTTCGCACCAGAAGAAAATGGTCAACCCTGTTTCCTTTTACTAATGAAGCAAGCTCGGTTTGTTTTGTCATTATTGTTCTTTCAGAATTTCGTAAGAACTTTCTTTCGGTAAATGAGCAAGCACTGACCTGTTAAGCAATTCTATTGAAACCGCTATTGTCTTTTCGTTTGCTTCTTCCCGGTACACAGCAACAACATCTTTAAATGGACCGTCAAGAATTCTAATTCTCACTCCCGGAACAAGCCCTTCTTTAATAATATATTCTGTTTCAGTCTGCAGCATTTTTCTAAGATTATCAATTTGCCACGCCGGAATTTTTGCGGGGCTGCCTTTATCCGAAACGCATCTTACAACAGAAGGCTGTGTTAAAGAAAGTATTCTTTCTTTCTCGTCGGCAAAAATAAAAATATATCCTCTAAGCAAAGGTTCAGTCACTTTTTTCTTACGGTCACTCCATTGTTTCAATCTTGTTACCGATGGAAGATAAAACTCAACTCCTGCTTCTTCAATCTGTTTTGCAGCTTTAAATTCACTTCTTGGTTTGGTGTATAACGCAAACCAGTGTCTCTGATGTGTTAATTCATTTATCATCAGAGTTTCCCTGAAAAAATTATTATTAAGATCATCACTTACCCTGAACCGCAGCTCTTCCGATTGAATAGTAAGTTAAATCAAGATGTTTCATCTTTTCAATGTCGTATAGATTACGACCATCAAAAATCACAGGTGTTTTAAGTTTTGATTTAACTAAATCAAAATCCGGGTTCCTGAAAACATTCCACTCAGTTACAATTATCAGGGCATCTGCATTTTCAATTGCGATGTAAGAATTTTGTGCATACTTAATCATATCACCAATAACTGCTTTTGTTGTTTCCATTGCTTCAGGGTCGTAGGCAGTTACAGTAGCGCCTGCATCCACAAGTTTTTTTATCAGGTAATGTGATGGTGCTTCACGAACATCATCTGTATTCGGTTTAAAGGCAAGTCCCCACATCCCAAAGTGTTTTCCTTTTAAACTATCTTTATAGTGTCTGCTTATTTTCTGAAAGAACAAATCAACCTGGCGGTAGTTAACATCAATAACGGACTTTAAAATTTTAAAGTCATATTTATTTTCATTTGCGGTGTTAACGAGTGCAATAACATCCTTAGGAAAACAAGAACCTCCGTACCCTACACCGGGAAATAAAAATCGTTTACCGATTCTTGAATCAGCACCAATTCCGATTCTTACTTTATCAACTTCAGCGCCTGTTAGCTCACAAAGATTTGCGATTTCATTCATAAAGGAAATTTTTGTGGCAAGGAAAGAATTTGCCGCATACTTTGTCATCTCGGCAGATTTTTCATCCATAAAATATATCGGGTTACCGGAACGTATAAATGGTTCATAAAGCTGTTCAATTATTTCTTTCGTTTTAGGATTGCTCGTTCCTACAATAACTCTTTCAGGTTTCATAAAATCTTCTACGGCAATTCCTTCACGAAGAAACTCCGGGTTTGAAGCAACATCAAAATCAAAATTGGGGGCATGTTTTTTTACAGCGGCACGAACAAGTTCACTTGTACCAACAGGCACAGTACTTTTATCAACTAAAACTCTGAAGCCGAGGTTGGGTTCAGCTCTGAAGAACTTTCCAAGATCATCTGCAACTTTTAGTACGTATTGAAGATCAGCTTTTCCATCGCCGCCTTGTGGTGTAGGCAGGCAAAGCATAATTACAGCTGCTTTTCTCACAGCGTCGTGAAGGTCTGTTGTAAATGTTAATCTTCCTTCTTTAATGTTTCGTTCGAATAATGAATCAAGCCCTGGTTCATAAATCGGCATTTTACCGTTACGCA
It includes:
- a CDS encoding MBL fold metallo-hydrolase, which translates into the protein MNRKKFIRNISSAFVGSLMSFPFLSEKIYGKRSEDDVYPLLKPDPSAWKDDEINIAWIGHATVLINFFGTIIITDPVLFERVGLYIFGLTFGPSRYTMPALKLEEIPKPDLVLLSHAHMDHMDYETLSSLVDLYPDQIDCVTAFNTKDVIEDLEWKSLNEIDWNEEIFPLDLRIKALEVKHFGWRFPWERDRSRGFMEDGRSFNAYIIEKNNTKILFGGDTAFHELFMPINENNIEVAIMPIGAYHPWRRNHCTPEEALVMASQHIKARHFIPIHFYTFKQGMEPVEEPMQRLLDEASKHEINIAIKDIGGSFKYKS
- a CDS encoding NAD-dependent deacylase, translated to MDNQEDFFNKLPSFKKVVFFTGAGISAESGIPTFRGKDGIWNKLKPEELANFDAFLRNPQLVWEWYNHRKEIVHHAKPNKGHLAIAEMQNYFEQVSVVTQNIDNLHRRAGSKLIYELHGNIERNYCIDCHTYYNEDFNPLEKIPRCSCGGLIRPDVVWFGEYLPQDQYKGAEEASLNCDLFFIVGTSAIVYPAASLIYTAKRAGAYLVEVNINPTEISSIADISLFDASGVVLPIVLDELKTKREN
- a CDS encoding TM2 domain-containing protein, whose product is MDKIYQYLPTLEMDEMAYVQTLVKDMDDAKLQQFATIYTSRRKDAQTIMLLTLIGFLGIAGVQRFVLDQIGMGLLYLFTGGLCVIGTIIDLVNYKKLAFDYNLKVARQVAAMVGS
- a CDS encoding tetratricopeptide repeat protein, whose protein sequence is MKTKLTFRGLILLFAIFVQSIIVFPQSLEDLLKDADKQVSEFNNKKALEILEQANQKFKDNWEVHWRMSRALVDIAEHLPSNTDKQKDEQEAMFRKAFDYADKSVKLASDQSITYLRRAIANGKTALFEGVFSAIGTVNDVKEDCEKAIQLGNGGSHFQALAHYVLGRTHAKVCEKSYLVRLPIGLGWGDIEEAIRQFNMAINLRPNFRMFYLDLGKAYIEEDEYEKAREVLKKIEKAPKADEDDDKVLSEAKNLLNEIKDE
- a CDS encoding MarR family transcriptional regulator — encoded protein: MGTQFKGKQQEISSLNTYLKLIRAADSIRSRLNNYLVENGITENQFSVLDVLYHLGPTNQKELGKKLLRSGGNITLVIDNLEKSGLVKRVRGKEDRRQFIVEIEEPGKKLFKKIFPGFLDMIVETADILSAKEQKELQRLTKKIGLGKPVDD
- a CDS encoding GlsB/YeaQ/YmgE family stress response membrane protein codes for the protein MSLFQILILLLIAGICGSIARSLVGFSKGGCILSIAVGFIGALIGNWLAREMNLPDFLTLNIGGTSFPVVWAIVGAVLFSGILSALTSGKK
- a CDS encoding DUF2752 domain-containing protein — translated: MKARLIYRSINLEALLWLFALTFLAFYSPSTENHFTFCLFNNLGIGFCPGCGLGHSISHLFRFEIYESFTSHPLGIPALLILVYRIVQLTKDQIINNQNKIIPN
- a CDS encoding metal-dependent transcriptional regulator — protein: MHNISKEDYLSVIYKNLDIGGKIKTSVIAEKLEISNAAVTDMIKKLSRDGHIKYEKYKGIQLTESGKNYAKNMVRRHRIWEVFLYQVVGMPWDKVHDEAHKLEHSCSDDLINRMEEMLDFPEYDPHGDPIPGKDGTLPKPRKAIPLTILKEKQKAKVIRVNDFDNGFLKYISKIGIELNKEILIKDILNFDHSMLVIIDGKEINLSSTIAANIFVEVKTK
- a CDS encoding cob(I)yrinic acid a,c-diamide adenosyltransferase; the encoded protein is MKLEKGFIQIYTGNGKGKTTAAIGQAIRAAGFGLRTYIVQFMKEFPYNELKSLNSLNEWIEIEQFAGDDFVYKKELPPDEEIQKALKGMSSAKNKMLSNDFDIIILDEILVSIYFRLITTEQVLAFLNEKPSEVEIILTGRYCPQEIIDKADLVTEMKEVKHYYQQGVLSRRGIES
- a CDS encoding DinB family protein — encoded protein: MLKFYFDYSTEVTNEIKKDFGNIAPELLNRKPSSESWSAGECFEHLIKTNGLYFPVFEKLKLSLHNSDANGNIHFKNSFIGKMIIKTVDPDQMKKYKSPKAFRLTVSNVRSDVISVFLKQLEDLNKLIETFKNKNLAAYKITSPASPLVRYNLGDCLMIIAYHNRRHLKQAKNAIGVLNR
- a CDS encoding metal-dependent transcriptional regulator; its protein translation is MIDPLLALIVSVLVIAVLVLFFLPGKGMFSQIQNAKRNNKRILIEDALKYLYDCEYKNIICNLNSLAGNLSITPDESAALITRLEKMGLVSFINNEIQLTSEGRSYALRVIRVHRLWERYLADETTTPEVEWHSSAEDKEHNLTIEQVEALAAQLGNPVFDPHGDPIPSSDGKLPRHKGVSLSDVRAGEFVRIIHIEDEPQAVYAQLVAQGLHPGMQIHLIETSKDRIKFEADGDECVLAPIVAANITVIPIDQQHEIKNEFKTLSSLKVGEEGIVIGISKAIRGQQRRRLLDFGVVPGTKIKPSLKGTTGDPTAYSIKGTTVALRKQQADLIYVKENEE
- a CDS encoding cobalamin-dependent protein (Presence of a B(12) (cobalamin)-binding domain implies dependence on cobalamin itself, in one of its several forms, or in some unusual lineages, dependence on a cobalamin-like analog.) gives rise to the protein MRTLKEKQNISEVYFLDYFNNLIEGKKQRCSEIVKELLSQKTDIKDVYTDLYQRSLYRVGKMWDEGSLTVAEEHAASQITLELITSIKPKKSGKNKSVKKAIISCIDKEHHEIGALMVSNIFEFNGWDTKFLGASVPSKDLLKLIKSFKPELVGLSFNLYLNLLRLLNVIEHIRKFFPEQKIVIGGQAARLEKDNILKQFPDILYFDSLHELDSFIKNN
- a CDS encoding UpxY family transcription antiterminator; its protein translation is MINELTHQRHWFALYTKPRSEFKAAKQIEEAGVEFYLPSVTRLKQWSDRKKKVTEPLLRGYIFIFADEKERILSLTQPSVVRCVSDKGSPAKIPAWQIDNLRKMLQTETEYIIKEGLVPGVRIRILDGPFKDVVAVYREEANEKTIAVSIELLNRSVLAHLPKESSYEILKEQ
- a CDS encoding HD domain-containing protein, which produces MTKQTELASLVKGNRVDHFLLVRRNEVRLTKNQKPYLSLELGDQSLTLSANVWDNYEEQVPGLKNGDLVKVKGHIEEYQNANQIKVDTIRLAIPSDGVSSSDFLPKSKRNPEEMKKEFTARIQKIRDKKLKQLITLVFDDENFQKFSVSPAGKMWHHGYLHGLIEHTLEIIKICDLMSDIHPDINRDLLVCGAMLHDFGKIEELNSDTSFEYTDKGKLLGHITIAAMIVNEKINLIKEFPEELKNSLLHLILSHQGKLEHASPVVPKTVEAIALYQADELSAKVNAYKNAIQTELKSDSKWTKYIQLAGTDLYGQDLIKEEQEKKTLFDD